The following are encoded in a window of Sinomonas cyclohexanicum genomic DNA:
- a CDS encoding cysteine hydrolase family protein translates to MRTALLVIDMQNAFFENPSLAAQRNRLVGACNQLIGAARAAATPTLIVRTEHEPDESTWTLSMLDDGQGFSFRGTEQAAPLAELDTRDLPQLVKHRDSAFIGTDLRQRLLAWRVDQVLLAGVSTHLCLAQTAADAYAHNIRAVFARDAMGAESPGRAQAMLAVLLEEYRQELLGQDDAMALLRG, encoded by the coding sequence ATGCGCACCGCACTGCTCGTCATCGACATGCAGAACGCGTTCTTCGAGAACCCATCGCTGGCAGCCCAGCGGAACCGTCTTGTGGGCGCCTGCAACCAGCTCATCGGCGCCGCCCGGGCCGCGGCCACCCCGACGCTGATCGTCCGCACTGAGCACGAACCGGACGAGTCCACCTGGACACTGTCGATGCTCGACGACGGCCAGGGCTTCTCGTTCCGCGGCACCGAGCAGGCCGCGCCGCTCGCGGAGCTCGACACGCGGGACCTCCCGCAGCTCGTCAAGCACCGCGACAGCGCGTTCATCGGAACGGACCTGCGGCAGCGACTCCTCGCGTGGCGGGTCGATCAGGTCCTCCTGGCTGGCGTCTCCACGCATCTCTGCCTTGCGCAGACGGCCGCGGACGCGTACGCCCACAACATCCGGGCGGTGTTCGCCCGGGATGCCATGGGCGCCGAGTCCCCCGGGCGCGCCCAGGCGATGCTCGCCGTCCTGCTCGAGGAGTACCGACAGGAGCTGCTCGGCCAGGACGACGCGATGGCTCTGCTGCGGGGCTGA
- a CDS encoding MBL fold metallo-hydrolase has product MSGAGHARIERILTSGTFSLDGGTWEVENNVWIIGDGTEAIVIDPAHDAGAAAGAVAGRTVTAVLLTHGHDDHIRHAREFAEKVGAPVLLHPADQMLWEAVYPGTAPDAEIADGEIFSVAGTELTALHTPGHTPGSVCFHAPALDTVFTGDTLFAGGPGATGRTYSDFPTIIDSIRTRLLTLPPETVVNTGHGDPTTIGTEAPHLQEWINRGH; this is encoded by the coding sequence GTGAGCGGGGCAGGGCACGCCCGCATCGAGCGGATCCTCACCTCCGGCACGTTCTCCCTCGACGGGGGCACATGGGAGGTGGAGAACAACGTCTGGATCATCGGCGACGGCACCGAGGCGATCGTGATCGACCCCGCGCACGACGCCGGCGCCGCCGCCGGCGCGGTCGCGGGCCGCACCGTGACCGCGGTGCTGCTCACCCACGGCCACGACGACCACATCCGCCACGCCCGCGAGTTCGCCGAGAAGGTCGGCGCGCCCGTGCTCCTGCACCCGGCCGACCAGATGCTCTGGGAGGCCGTCTACCCCGGCACCGCCCCGGACGCCGAGATCGCCGACGGGGAGATCTTCTCCGTGGCCGGGACCGAGCTCACCGCCCTGCACACCCCCGGCCACACCCCCGGCTCCGTGTGCTTCCACGCCCCGGCCCTGGACACCGTCTTCACCGGCGACACCCTCTTCGCCGGCGGCCCCGGCGCCACCGGACGCACCTACTCCGACTTCCCCACCATCATCGACTCCATCCGCACCCGCCTCCTCACCCTCCCCCCGGAAACCGTGGTCAACACCGGCCACGGCGACCCCACCACCATCGGCACCGAGGCCCCCCACCTGCAGGAATGGATCAACCGCGGCCACTGA
- a CDS encoding S-(hydroxymethyl)mycothiol dehydrogenase, whose protein sequence is MTTAAPGQQTHEVKAVVVREKGAPAAVETILVPDPGPGEALVDVLTCGVCHTDLHYKLGGIGDDYPYLLGHESTAVVSAVGPDVTDLKPGDRVILNWRAVCGQCRACKKGQPQYCFATHNATQKMTLEDGTPLTPALGIGSFAEKTLVAAGQCTRIDEDVDPAAVGLLGCGIMAGIGAAINTGEVARGESVAVIGCGGVGIAAIAGARLAGATTIIAVDLDPAKVELAKGLGATHGVVSSETDPVEAIRDLTGGHGADVVIDAVGRPETYRQAFYARDLAGRVVLVGVPTPQMTLELPLLDVFGRGGSLKSSWYGDCLPSRDFPMLVEQFKLGRLPLDAFVTERIGLDDVEAAFAKMHSGAVLRSVVEL, encoded by the coding sequence ATGACCACTGCAGCCCCCGGACAGCAGACGCACGAGGTGAAGGCGGTCGTCGTGCGTGAGAAGGGTGCGCCGGCGGCGGTGGAGACGATCCTGGTCCCGGATCCGGGTCCGGGCGAGGCGCTCGTGGACGTGCTGACCTGCGGGGTGTGCCACACCGACCTGCACTACAAGCTCGGCGGGATCGGGGACGACTACCCGTACCTGCTCGGGCACGAGTCCACCGCCGTGGTCTCCGCCGTGGGCCCGGACGTGACCGACCTCAAGCCCGGGGACCGGGTGATCCTGAACTGGCGGGCGGTGTGCGGGCAGTGCCGCGCGTGCAAGAAGGGCCAGCCGCAGTACTGCTTCGCGACCCACAACGCGACCCAGAAGATGACCCTGGAGGACGGCACCCCGCTCACCCCCGCCCTCGGGATCGGCTCGTTCGCGGAGAAGACCCTGGTCGCGGCCGGCCAGTGCACCAGGATCGACGAGGACGTCGACCCCGCCGCGGTGGGCCTGCTCGGCTGCGGCATCATGGCCGGCATCGGCGCCGCGATCAACACCGGCGAGGTCGCCCGCGGGGAGTCCGTGGCCGTGATCGGCTGCGGCGGGGTGGGCATCGCCGCCATCGCCGGGGCCAGGCTCGCGGGGGCCACGACGATCATCGCCGTGGACCTGGACCCGGCCAAGGTCGAGCTCGCCAAGGGCCTGGGCGCGACGCACGGGGTCGTCTCGAGCGAGACCGACCCCGTCGAGGCGATCCGCGACCTCACCGGCGGGCACGGCGCGGATGTCGTGATCGATGCCGTGGGCCGCCCGGAGACGTACCGGCAGGCCTTCTACGCCCGGGACCTGGCCGGCCGCGTGGTCCTGGTCGGCGTCCCGACCCCGCAGATGACCCTCGAGCTGCCGCTGCTGGACGTGTTCGGGCGCGGCGGGTCGCTGAAGTCCTCCTGGTACGGGGACTGCCTGCCGTCCCGGGACTTCCCGATGCTCGTGGAGCAGTTCAAGCTCGGCCGCCTGCCCCTGGACGCGTTCGTGACCGAGCGGATCGGCCTGGACGACGTCGAGGCCGCCTTCGCCAAGATGCACTCCGGGGCCGTCCTGCGCTCGGTGGTCGAGCTGTGA
- the betA gene encoding choline dehydrogenase, giving the protein MTSKHFDYIIVGGGSAGAVLADRLSADGNRTVLVLEAGRSDYPWDLFIQMPAALTFPSGNPLYDWRYESDPEPFMGGRRVAHARGKVLGGSSSINGMIFQRGNPLDYERWGADAGMGTWDFAHCLPYFKRMENALASSPDDPYRGHDGPLILERGPATNPLFQAFFDAAVEAGYPRTGDVNGFRQEGFGPFDRNVHKGERYSASRGYLRPARKRPNVTVQTLAYVTGIELQGTRATGVTYRRGGQNHTVGAGEVILCGGAFNTPQLLQLAGIGDPQHLSSVGVTPRVALSGVGENLQDHLEVYIQHACLAPVSQQPSLDLWRMPFIGLEWLLGRKGPAATNHFEGGGFVRSNDDVEYPNLMYHFLPVAVRYDGQKAPVEHGYQVHVGPMYSDARGRLRIRSADPMARPSILFNYLSTEQDRREWIEAIRVSREILRQPAMAPFNGGEISPGSSVGTDAEILDWVARDAETALHPSCTAKMGPASDPMAVVDPLTMNVHGTEGLRVVDASAMPYVTNGNIFAPVMMLAEKAADLILGRALPAEPEPYYRHAVSQTEEAA; this is encoded by the coding sequence ATGACATCCAAGCACTTCGACTACATCATCGTCGGCGGTGGCAGCGCCGGCGCCGTTCTGGCCGACCGCCTGAGCGCGGACGGTAACCGCACTGTCCTCGTCCTCGAGGCCGGCCGCAGCGACTACCCGTGGGACCTGTTCATCCAGATGCCGGCGGCGCTCACGTTCCCCAGCGGCAACCCGCTCTACGACTGGCGCTACGAGTCGGATCCCGAGCCGTTCATGGGTGGCCGCCGCGTGGCGCACGCCCGCGGGAAGGTCCTCGGCGGCTCGAGCTCCATCAACGGCATGATCTTCCAGCGCGGCAATCCGCTCGACTACGAGCGCTGGGGGGCCGACGCCGGGATGGGGACCTGGGACTTCGCCCACTGTCTCCCGTACTTCAAGCGCATGGAGAACGCCCTGGCGTCGTCCCCCGATGACCCGTACCGCGGCCACGACGGCCCGCTCATCCTCGAGCGGGGCCCGGCCACCAATCCGCTCTTCCAGGCCTTCTTCGACGCCGCCGTCGAGGCCGGCTACCCACGGACGGGCGACGTCAACGGCTTCCGCCAGGAGGGCTTCGGCCCGTTCGACCGCAATGTCCACAAGGGGGAGCGCTACTCCGCATCCCGCGGCTACCTGCGCCCAGCGCGGAAGCGACCGAACGTCACGGTGCAGACGCTGGCCTATGTGACGGGCATCGAGCTCCAGGGCACACGTGCCACGGGCGTCACGTACCGGCGCGGCGGGCAGAACCACACCGTGGGCGCCGGAGAGGTGATCCTGTGCGGGGGCGCATTCAACACCCCGCAGCTCCTCCAGCTCGCAGGCATCGGCGACCCGCAGCACCTGAGCTCGGTCGGCGTCACCCCGCGCGTGGCCCTCTCAGGAGTCGGCGAGAACCTCCAGGACCACCTCGAGGTCTACATCCAGCACGCGTGTCTGGCTCCCGTGTCCCAGCAGCCCTCGCTCGACCTGTGGCGCATGCCGTTCATCGGGCTCGAATGGCTTCTGGGACGCAAGGGCCCGGCGGCGACCAACCACTTCGAGGGCGGGGGGTTCGTCCGCTCGAACGACGACGTCGAGTACCCGAACCTCATGTACCACTTCCTCCCGGTCGCGGTGCGCTACGACGGCCAGAAGGCTCCCGTCGAGCACGGCTACCAGGTCCATGTGGGGCCGATGTACTCTGACGCGCGCGGCCGGCTCCGGATCCGCTCGGCCGATCCGATGGCCCGTCCGTCGATCCTCTTCAACTACCTCTCGACCGAGCAGGACCGCCGCGAGTGGATCGAAGCGATCAGGGTCTCGCGCGAGATCCTGCGCCAGCCGGCCATGGCTCCGTTCAACGGCGGAGAGATCTCGCCCGGGTCGTCCGTGGGCACGGACGCCGAGATCCTCGACTGGGTCGCCCGCGACGCAGAGACCGCCCTGCACCCGTCCTGCACCGCGAAGATGGGCCCCGCCTCGGACCCGATGGCCGTCGTCGACCCTCTCACGATGAACGTGCACGGCACCGAGGGGCTCCGCGTCGTCGATGCCTCGGCGATGCCCTACGTGACGAACGGGAACATCTTCGCCCCGGTCATGATGCTCGCCGAGAAGGCAGCAGACCTCATCCTCGGCCGGGCGCTCCCGGCCGAGCCCGAACCGTACTACCGACACGCCGTGAGCCAGACCGAGGAGGCCGCATGA
- a CDS encoding betaine/proline/choline family ABC transporter ATP-binding protein (Members of the family are the ATP-binding subunit of ABC transporters for substrates such as betaine, L-proline or other amino acids, choline, carnitine, etc. The substrate specificity is best determined from the substrate-binding subunit, rather than this subunit, as it interacts with the permease subunit and not with substrate directly.) gives MGLSGSGKSTLVRLLTRLIEPTAGTVTIDGEDVTRASKAKLREMRRSHMAMVFQQFGLLPHRKVIDNVAYGLEVRGEGKAKRLARAQEMVDLVGLAGYERSFPDQLSGGMQQRVGLARALAVDPQVLLFDEPFSALDPLIRRDMQNEVCRLHEEVGKTMVFITHDLQEALRLGDRILIMRDGEVVQIGTPSEVVANPADDYVREFVSDVPRSHVLTLRYVVRAPRAAESLEGPVMRADCVVRDAARQVLESSLPVRVYDGERFLGVVDDEDILRVVVAEEASPAAANGGAA, from the coding sequence ATGGGCCTGTCGGGGTCCGGCAAGTCGACGCTCGTGCGCCTGCTGACGCGGCTGATCGAGCCGACCGCGGGAACGGTGACCATCGACGGCGAGGACGTCACCCGCGCCAGCAAGGCGAAGCTGCGCGAGATGCGCCGCAGCCACATGGCGATGGTGTTCCAGCAGTTCGGCCTCCTCCCGCACCGCAAGGTGATCGACAACGTCGCCTACGGCCTCGAGGTCAGGGGCGAGGGCAAGGCCAAGCGGCTCGCCCGCGCCCAGGAGATGGTCGACCTCGTCGGCCTGGCCGGCTATGAGCGCTCCTTCCCGGACCAGCTCTCGGGCGGCATGCAGCAACGCGTCGGCCTGGCCCGCGCCCTCGCTGTCGATCCCCAGGTCCTCCTGTTCGACGAGCCCTTCTCCGCGCTCGACCCGCTCATCCGCAGGGATATGCAGAACGAGGTGTGCCGCCTCCACGAGGAGGTCGGCAAGACCATGGTCTTCATCACCCACGACCTCCAGGAAGCGCTCAGACTGGGCGACCGCATCCTCATCATGCGCGACGGAGAGGTCGTCCAGATCGGGACGCCCTCCGAGGTCGTCGCGAACCCCGCGGACGACTATGTGCGCGAATTCGTCTCCGACGTCCCGCGCTCGCACGTGCTGACCCTGCGGTACGTGGTCCGGGCGCCCCGCGCGGCGGAGTCCCTCGAGGGTCCGGTCATGCGCGCGGACTGCGTGGTCCGCGACGCCGCGCGGCAGGTCCTGGAGTCGTCGCTCCCCGTCCGGGTGTACGACGGCGAGCGGTTCCTGGGCGTGGTCGACGACGAGGACATCCTCCGCGTCGTCGTAGCCGAAGAGGCGTCCCCCGCAGCAGCCAACGGCGGTGCGGCGTGA
- a CDS encoding ABC transporter permease, which produces MSALATERERADAAAAPPAGARERAAEPATRPPTGAPHSVVRRHWRLLLGAGVVAAWLVLWALLKGTQTLELGGAEKTDVHVWFNGLRDGFDAARANSAVFEYVVQPVTNGLNGAVAFLQHLLSQPSAVRPVPEVGWLGVVVLLAWLTFASAGIRSTLLVAGCVLLFGFFGYWQQSIDTLIVTSVAVVICAVLGLPLGILAARNPKVSAVVTPALDLAQTLPSFAYLAPLALVFGIGPAAAIVTTIIYALPPLVRITEHGIRAVSPTTLEAVTSMGGTAWQTLTKVELPMARRTIVVGINQCTMAALSMATIATLINGPGLGGPVLQALQSLDVGSAFVSGLAIVLMAIMLDRTTTAASERSGIEARVQRGTNGSGLRGPRVRRVALVVGAVVTVIAIYLSRTYLAFAKFPSAPDFGSPLAKAVSAATDWTVGTFSGFTGWVREAVTAGLVNPLESLLAQSPWWVMALVLLALAFALGGWRPTVVTLVCEAVILGTGLWNESMKTLATTLVATLLVVVAAVAVGVWMGRSRLVDSIVRPVLDAFQTIPPFVYLVPALALFGPTRFTAIVAALAYGVPIATKLVADGIRGVSPVSVEASESMGTTTWQMVSKVQLPMARSAVVLAANQGLLYVLAMVVVGGLVGGGGLGYLVVSGFSQSQLFGKGLAAGIAITALGIMLDRIAQHAAARFGSA; this is translated from the coding sequence GTGAGCGCGCTGGCCACCGAGCGCGAACGTGCCGATGCAGCAGCGGCCCCGCCCGCGGGGGCGAGGGAGCGTGCCGCGGAGCCCGCGACCCGCCCTCCGACGGGCGCCCCACACTCCGTCGTCCGCCGCCATTGGCGCCTGCTCCTCGGTGCCGGCGTCGTGGCCGCATGGCTCGTGCTGTGGGCGCTTCTGAAGGGGACGCAGACCCTCGAGCTCGGCGGGGCGGAGAAGACCGACGTCCACGTCTGGTTCAACGGCCTGAGGGACGGCTTCGATGCGGCCCGTGCGAACTCGGCCGTCTTCGAATACGTCGTCCAACCGGTCACGAACGGCCTCAACGGGGCCGTCGCCTTCCTCCAGCACCTGCTGAGCCAGCCATCCGCTGTCCGCCCGGTGCCCGAGGTCGGCTGGCTGGGCGTCGTCGTGCTCCTCGCCTGGCTCACCTTCGCCTCCGCAGGCATCCGGTCGACGCTCCTGGTCGCCGGCTGCGTGCTCCTGTTCGGCTTCTTCGGCTACTGGCAGCAGAGCATCGACACACTCATCGTGACGTCCGTCGCCGTCGTCATCTGCGCGGTCCTCGGGCTCCCGCTGGGCATCCTCGCAGCGAGGAACCCCAAGGTCTCGGCCGTGGTCACACCCGCGCTGGACCTTGCGCAGACTCTGCCCTCGTTCGCCTACCTCGCCCCGCTCGCGCTCGTCTTCGGGATCGGCCCGGCAGCGGCCATCGTCACGACGATCATCTACGCGCTGCCCCCGCTCGTGCGCATCACGGAGCACGGAATCCGGGCCGTCTCGCCGACCACTCTCGAGGCCGTGACGTCGATGGGCGGCACCGCCTGGCAGACGCTGACCAAGGTGGAACTGCCCATGGCGCGGCGCACCATCGTGGTCGGCATCAACCAGTGCACGATGGCCGCCCTGTCCATGGCGACCATTGCGACGCTCATCAACGGGCCCGGGCTCGGCGGACCCGTGCTCCAGGCGCTCCAGTCGCTCGACGTGGGATCCGCCTTCGTCTCGGGCCTGGCGATCGTCCTCATGGCGATCATGCTCGACCGCACGACGACGGCGGCCTCCGAGCGCTCCGGCATCGAGGCCCGTGTCCAGCGGGGCACGAACGGGTCCGGGCTCCGAGGGCCGCGCGTCAGGCGTGTCGCCCTGGTCGTCGGGGCGGTCGTCACCGTCATCGCCATCTACCTCTCGCGCACGTACCTCGCGTTCGCGAAGTTCCCCTCCGCGCCGGACTTCGGGAGCCCGCTCGCGAAGGCCGTCTCCGCCGCGACGGACTGGACCGTCGGCACGTTCTCGGGCTTCACCGGCTGGGTGCGGGAGGCCGTCACCGCCGGGCTTGTGAACCCGCTCGAGTCGCTCCTGGCGCAGTCGCCGTGGTGGGTCATGGCCCTCGTGCTGCTCGCCCTCGCGTTCGCCCTCGGCGGCTGGCGTCCGACCGTCGTCACGCTCGTCTGCGAAGCCGTGATCCTCGGGACAGGCCTGTGGAACGAGAGCATGAAGACCCTCGCCACCACGCTCGTCGCGACCCTCCTCGTGGTCGTCGCGGCCGTCGCCGTGGGCGTGTGGATGGGCAGGAGCAGGCTCGTGGACTCGATCGTGAGGCCGGTGCTCGACGCCTTCCAGACGATTCCGCCGTTCGTCTACCTCGTGCCCGCCCTCGCCCTCTTCGGACCCACGCGGTTCACCGCGATCGTCGCCGCGCTCGCCTACGGCGTGCCGATCGCCACCAAGCTCGTCGCCGACGGCATCAGGGGCGTCTCCCCGGTCAGTGTCGAGGCCTCGGAGTCGATGGGGACCACGACGTGGCAGATGGTCTCCAAGGTCCAGCTGCCCATGGCCCGCTCGGCCGTCGTCCTGGCCGCCAACCAAGGCCTCCTGTACGTCCTGGCCATGGTCGTCGTGGGCGGCCTGGTCGGAGGCGGCGGACTCGGCTACCTCGTCGTGTCCGGCTTCTCCCAGAGCCAGCTCTTCGGCAAGGGACTCGCCGCCGGCATCGCCATCACCGCACTCGGAATCATGCTCGACCGCATTGCCCAGCATGCCGCTGCCCGCTTCGGCAGCGCCTGA
- a CDS encoding ABC transporter substrate-binding protein translates to MKISIKERLRPAAGRRGSAKALAAVVLTATLGLTACGGDISAASSSSSGASCGTFNVAVNPWVGYEADAYVVGTLAKEKLGCTVNYKTLKEEVAWQGFGSGEVDVVMENWGHPDLTEKYITQQKTAVDAGSTGNTGVIGWFVPPWMAKQYPDITDSKNLNKYADLFKTSESGGQGQLLDGDPSFVTNDEALVKNLGLNYKVVYAGSEPALIQAFRQAEQNHTPLIGYFYDPQWFMAEVPLVKVNLPAYTDGCDADAAKVACDYPKYDLNKVASTKFANSGSPAYSLVKNFHWTNQDQNTVAGYIAKDGMSPDAAAQKWIDANPDKVAAWLK, encoded by the coding sequence ATGAAAATCTCGATCAAGGAACGCCTCCGCCCCGCCGCCGGGCGACGGGGCAGCGCGAAGGCGCTCGCCGCCGTCGTGCTCACCGCCACGCTCGGGCTCACCGCCTGTGGCGGGGACATCTCCGCCGCGTCCTCCTCGTCCAGCGGCGCGAGCTGTGGGACCTTCAACGTTGCCGTGAACCCGTGGGTCGGCTACGAGGCGGACGCCTACGTGGTCGGCACGCTCGCCAAGGAGAAGCTCGGCTGCACCGTGAACTACAAGACCCTCAAGGAAGAGGTGGCTTGGCAGGGCTTCGGCAGCGGCGAGGTCGATGTGGTCATGGAGAACTGGGGCCACCCGGACCTCACCGAGAAGTACATCACCCAGCAGAAGACGGCCGTCGATGCCGGCTCCACCGGCAACACCGGGGTGATCGGCTGGTTCGTGCCGCCATGGATGGCCAAGCAGTACCCGGACATCACCGACTCGAAGAACCTCAACAAGTACGCGGACCTGTTCAAGACCTCCGAGTCCGGTGGCCAGGGCCAGCTGCTCGACGGCGACCCCTCGTTCGTCACCAACGACGAGGCGCTCGTGAAGAACCTCGGCCTCAACTACAAGGTCGTGTACGCAGGCAGCGAGCCCGCCCTCATCCAGGCGTTCCGCCAGGCCGAGCAGAACCACACCCCGCTCATCGGCTACTTCTACGACCCCCAGTGGTTCATGGCCGAGGTCCCGCTCGTGAAGGTCAACCTCCCCGCCTACACCGACGGCTGCGACGCCGACGCGGCCAAGGTGGCCTGCGACTACCCGAAGTACGACCTCAACAAGGTGGCCTCGACGAAGTTCGCGAACTCGGGCAGCCCCGCCTACAGCCTCGTGAAGAACTTCCACTGGACCAATCAGGACCAGAACACCGTCGCCGGCTACATCGCCAAGGACGGCATGAGCCCCGACGCGGCTGCCCAGAAGTGGATCGACGCCAACCCCGACAAGGTCGCGGCATGGCTCAAGTAG
- a CDS encoding aldehyde dehydrogenase family protein, which produces MAQVATLAPETQSRTVKGLYVDGAWCVAHDGATAVVRCPADGSEVAVVASSTVDDAERAIASARAAFDGGPWRRLTDIERGAVMLRVADLLERDRAAYARAEALDTGKRLVEAEYDVDDVAACFRYYGKIAGLDAGRVIDTGRPDAISRVVYEPVGVCALIAPWNYPLLQAAWKVAPALVAGNSFVLKPSELTPSTSILLMETLAEAGVPAGVANLVTGRGATVGAPLSSDPRVDLVSLTGSLQTGQTIMAAAAQTVKGVAFELGGKNPNVVFADADWDAAVDNALTAVFLHSGQVCSAGARLVVEETIAERFVAEVVERAGQIRMGGPFDPEAETGPLISAKHRAQVHAYVQSGIAEGATLLCGGYIPDEGPLAEGFFYPPTVLGGCRSGMGVVREESFGPVLTVETFRDEAEAIAIANDTDYGLAGAVWTSDASKAQRVAGALRHGTVWINDYHPYVPQAEWGGFGKSGIGRELGRAGLDEYREAKHIWQNVSPSPSGWFGTGSAHQPNHITA; this is translated from the coding sequence ATGGCTCAAGTAGCGACGCTGGCCCCGGAGACTCAGAGCCGGACCGTCAAGGGACTCTACGTCGACGGCGCCTGGTGCGTGGCGCACGACGGCGCGACCGCCGTCGTGCGGTGTCCCGCGGACGGGAGCGAGGTGGCGGTCGTCGCCTCGTCCACCGTCGACGACGCGGAGCGGGCGATCGCGAGCGCCCGCGCCGCGTTCGACGGCGGACCGTGGAGGCGCCTCACGGACATCGAGCGCGGGGCGGTCATGCTGCGCGTCGCCGACCTCCTCGAGCGTGACCGCGCAGCCTACGCCCGGGCCGAGGCGCTCGACACCGGCAAACGCCTTGTCGAAGCCGAATACGACGTCGACGACGTCGCGGCGTGCTTCCGCTACTACGGGAAGATTGCGGGGCTCGACGCGGGCCGGGTGATCGATACCGGCCGGCCGGACGCCATCAGCCGAGTCGTCTACGAGCCGGTGGGGGTCTGTGCCCTCATCGCCCCGTGGAACTACCCGCTCCTCCAGGCAGCATGGAAGGTGGCCCCGGCCCTCGTCGCCGGGAACTCGTTCGTCCTCAAGCCGAGCGAACTCACGCCGTCGACCTCGATCCTGCTCATGGAGACTCTCGCCGAGGCGGGGGTCCCGGCCGGGGTGGCGAACCTCGTGACAGGCCGCGGGGCCACCGTGGGAGCCCCGCTGAGCTCGGACCCGCGCGTCGACCTCGTCTCCCTCACGGGCAGCCTCCAGACGGGGCAGACCATCATGGCCGCCGCGGCGCAGACTGTGAAGGGCGTGGCCTTCGAGCTCGGCGGGAAGAACCCCAACGTCGTCTTCGCGGACGCTGACTGGGATGCGGCCGTCGACAACGCACTCACCGCCGTCTTCCTGCACTCCGGCCAGGTGTGCTCGGCCGGTGCTCGGCTCGTGGTCGAGGAGACGATCGCCGAGCGCTTCGTCGCCGAGGTCGTGGAGAGGGCCGGGCAGATCAGGATGGGAGGTCCGTTCGACCCCGAGGCCGAGACGGGGCCGCTCATCTCCGCGAAGCATCGCGCTCAGGTCCATGCCTACGTCCAGTCGGGTATCGCGGAGGGTGCCACGCTGCTCTGCGGCGGCTACATCCCCGATGAGGGGCCGCTAGCCGAGGGTTTCTTCTACCCGCCCACCGTGCTCGGCGGCTGCAGGTCCGGGATGGGCGTGGTCCGGGAGGAATCGTTCGGGCCGGTCCTCACCGTTGAGACGTTCCGTGACGAGGCGGAGGCGATCGCGATTGCGAACGACACCGACTACGGTCTGGCGGGCGCCGTGTGGACCTCGGACGCGTCGAAGGCCCAGAGGGTCGCGGGCGCGCTGAGGCACGGAACGGTGTGGATCAACGACTACCATCCGTACGTGCCGCAGGCGGAATGGGGCGGATTCGGGAAGTCCGGCATCGGGCGCGAGCTCGGCCGCGCCGGCCTCGACGAGTACCGCGAGGCGAAGCACATCTGGCAGAACGTGAGCCCGTCACCGAGCGGGTGGTTCGGCACGGGCTCCGCACACCAGCCGAACCACATCACGGCATGA
- a CDS encoding IclR family transcriptional regulator, with protein sequence MSEEPDEARSANGVQAVERVVRALEILAKEGSAAVGDMADRMGVHKSTASRILGALETHGFVQQSSRRGKYQLGVGLLRIASSIPRRLSLVNAARPVLEDLAENFGETVNLAVRRDVYAVNVDQAMGSATVASFDWIGSLTPLHATSSGKVFLAYLHPGERDELLQRVELTSFTPHTHGREQLEKELSGIAEHGFASTRGELEEGLNAIAAPVFGHTGDVIGAVSLSGPAFRFDPEANPGIAKAIVAAGEEITELMGGPTSRDRS encoded by the coding sequence CAGACGAGGCACGGTCCGCAAACGGGGTGCAGGCCGTCGAGCGTGTCGTCAGGGCCCTCGAGATCCTCGCCAAGGAGGGAAGCGCGGCGGTCGGCGACATGGCCGACCGCATGGGCGTGCACAAGTCCACGGCGTCGCGCATCCTCGGCGCGCTCGAGACGCACGGCTTCGTCCAGCAGAGCAGCCGGCGCGGCAAGTACCAGCTCGGCGTGGGGCTCCTGCGCATCGCGAGTTCCATCCCGCGCCGGCTCAGCCTCGTCAACGCCGCGCGGCCCGTGCTCGAGGACCTCGCCGAGAACTTCGGGGAAACCGTGAACCTGGCCGTGCGCCGCGACGTCTATGCGGTCAACGTGGACCAGGCGATGGGCTCCGCCACCGTGGCGAGCTTCGACTGGATCGGAAGCCTCACGCCGCTCCACGCGACCTCGAGCGGCAAGGTCTTCCTCGCATACCTCCACCCGGGCGAGCGGGACGAGCTCCTCCAGAGGGTCGAGCTCACATCGTTCACGCCGCACACGCATGGCCGCGAACAGCTCGAGAAGGAGCTCTCAGGCATCGCCGAGCACGGCTTTGCGTCGACCCGCGGGGAGCTCGAAGAGGGGCTCAATGCCATCGCCGCGCCGGTGTTCGGCCACACGGGGGACGTGATCGGCGCGGTGAGCCTCTCGGGACCGGCGTTCCGATTCGATCCCGAGGCGAACCCCGGCATCGCGAAGGCCATCGTCGCCGCCGGCGAGGAGATCACTGAGCTCATGGGCGGTCCGACCTCCCGGGATCGCTCCTGA